The segment AATAAAAATGATACTGGATAGGGTTCCAGATATTGAATCCTTGCCTGAATTTTATCAAGACTACATCGACGTTGTTGTTGGTGTAGATCAGATGAAACAATCTTTAGGTGGCCTAAACTGGGCAGTAGGCATAATTACACAATTAGAAAAAGATTACACTTCTCGAATAAGGCGTACTAGGCCAGAAAATGCAGCTAACCTCAGAAAACAAGCATTTGGGAGAGTTGCTTCAGTAGTTAACAAAATTGAAAAGGATTTGGACTTTTTAGATTTTGCTAAAGCAAATCTAAGAAATATGCCCACTGTTGATTTTGAAGCCACAACTGTAGTTATTGCTGGTTTTCCTAATGTTGGAAAATCAACTTTACTCCGGCAACTTACCACCGCCGAGCCAAAAGTAGCAGATTATCCATTTACAACTAAAGGGATTCAAATTGGACATATGGAACGTAAATGGAAAAAAATACAGATAATCGATACTCCCGGTCTCCTGGATCGCCCTATCAAAGATATGAATGAAATTGAATTAAATGCCATGGTGGCATTAGAACACTTGGCAGACGTTATATTATTCATCTTTGATGCATCTGAAACTTGTGGATATCCATTAGATAGTCAATTTAGACTTTATGAAGAAGTTAAAAAACTATTTAAAACCCCGGTGATCTCTTTATTTAACAAAATGGACTTATCAGATAACATTAAGTATTTAGAAAAATATATTAATAAGCTAGAACAACCATTGATGGTTTCTGTTTCCCAAGGGATGGGAGTCTCAGAAATAATAAATAGGCTGGAGGAATTTGGTGAGCGAAAAGAAAAAATTAGATAGAAAAATCGAAAAGCACAAAGATATGCTTGAGAAAAGAAAATCTGCAGCTGAAAAAATGATGGACGACATGGTCAAAAGTATTAAAGACATGCAAAATGACCTTGAAAAAAAGATATCAGAGTACACCGAAGCAGTCCCAGAAAAGCCAACCATGGATGTCATTGAAACCGATGAAAAAATTGTGGTGAAAACAGATCTTCCTGGTGTTGATAAAAAAAATATAAACATTGAACTCTCAGAAGAGAAAATCACTGTTACTGCACAATTCGAAGAAGAAGTAGAAGTTGAAGATGCGAATTACTACAAGAAAGAGCGCAAGTACGGGGAAGCAATGAGATCTCAAAGATTGCCCGAAAAAGTCCTAGTTGAAGAAGCTACAGCAAAATTCGAAAATGGTGTTTTGACTGTTGAACTTCCTAAATTAGAAGTTAAAAAGAAATTCAATGTTAAAATAAAATAATCCTTTATTTATTTTATAGGGATTATTTCTTACCCCCTAATTAATTTTTAAAAAAAATAATTATTTTTTCTATAGATCGTTGAAAATATTTTAATTAAATATTCTTTTTAGACAAACATTACTCAATTAAATAAAAAAATGATTGAATAGAATAACAAACCCCGATCAATATCTTACTTTTCCAATATGCCTGGTACTTCCGGGATCTTCATTATTATAATGTGCTAAATAATATATGAACCATTCTAACGGAATAACCAGGGAAAACGGTGCCAATAAATTATTAATGTCCGCATAGTCACTCATTTTGAAAACTATATTTTGAGCACCAATATTTTCACAAAATTCTAATGCTCTCTGGGTCAGTGCATCTCCAGGGTAGCCGGCATCTAAAAATACAACAGGCACATTTTTTTCCACGCGCTCAATTAAACCATGGCGAAATTCGCCAGAATAAAGAGGGCATGCATGTTTTAATGCCCCTTCCATGAACATTGTTAGCGCAAGTTTATAAGCCAGACCATAATTAGGACCGCTCCCCATACAATAAAAGAGTTCTTCATCTTTAAATTTAGAGGCCAGCTCCATATTTTCAACTTCAGTTGATTTAATCTGAGATTCCATGATTCCAGGTAATGTTTTTAATTGTTTGAGAATTTCAGAAGAATCAGGAGTATCATAAGCATTGAATAAAATCTGATATAAACACATTAATTGTGTAACATATGTTTTAGTCCCCAAAATAGCATTTTCTCTACCACATCTAGTTAAAACTGCATGGGCCGATTCTTTCATCATACTACTTTCTTCTTCATTGGTTATGGTGATTGTTTGAAGGCCCAGATCATTAGCTCTCCTGAGTGCTGCCAATGTATCAGCAGTTTCACCTGATTGTGAAGTCAATATGAGTCCTGAATTTTCATTATCGATTTTTTTATGATAATAAAATTCATATCCTGTAAAAACATTTATATTTGCATCATAAACCATTGATAAAGCATCTTTAGCTGAATAACATGTGGATAAAGAGCTACCGCAGCCCACCAAATATAAGTTATCCATATCTTTAACTTTTTCTGAAATTTCTTTCATATGAGATTTTTCTGCTTGAAAAGTATCTTTAAGTGACTTGGGTTGATCCAACATCTCATAGTACATGTCATATTTCATGATATTCCCTCGTAATAGTAATCCTCGAGTAACCCATGGAAAATTATTTAATAATTTCTATTTTTTAAATTAATGTTCGTTGATAATAATTACTTATAAAAAGTTTTTAAAGTTTAGAAAACTATTTTAGTTATTTTTGTAAAAGTTTTTGAAAGTTCTATTGATTATTGACTTTATTAAATAATATCTTTTCTAATTAAATCCATGAAAAGTTTTGCTATGCACACTGATGTGCGAGCTGCTTCGATAGCATCTGGAGCTAATAAACATACTATAGGTTCTTTACCCCAACCACCAGTATGATAAATCACATCGGGAACTTCACCAATCTTTTCAACTGCTGCACTAACACCCCAAGGTATTGTCCCGCCCTCCATATTCTGAACATCCTTTGGTTCT is part of the Methanobacterium alcaliphilum genome and harbors:
- a CDS encoding NOG1 family protein, yielding MIIPTVPTPDELLDQGFRRAKKAAALVRTSKIHRNKKSKRIEEVRVQTACDVIIDRIKMILDRVPDIESLPEFYQDYIDVVVGVDQMKQSLGGLNWAVGIITQLEKDYTSRIRRTRPENAANLRKQAFGRVASVVNKIEKDLDFLDFAKANLRNMPTVDFEATTVVIAGFPNVGKSTLLRQLTTAEPKVADYPFTTKGIQIGHMERKWKKIQIIDTPGLLDRPIKDMNEIELNAMVALEHLADVILFIFDASETCGYPLDSQFRLYEEVKKLFKTPVISLFNKMDLSDNIKYLEKYINKLEQPLMVSVSQGMGVSEIINRLEEFGERKEKIR
- a CDS encoding Hsp20/alpha crystallin family protein, producing MSEKKKLDRKIEKHKDMLEKRKSAAEKMMDDMVKSIKDMQNDLEKKISEYTEAVPEKPTMDVIETDEKIVVKTDLPGVDKKNINIELSEEKITVTAQFEEEVEVEDANYYKKERKYGEAMRSQRLPEKVLVEEATAKFENGVLTVELPKLEVKKKFNVKIK
- a CDS encoding SIS domain-containing protein; the protein is MKYDMYYEMLDQPKSLKDTFQAEKSHMKEISEKVKDMDNLYLVGCGSSLSTCYSAKDALSMVYDANINVFTGYEFYYHKKIDNENSGLILTSQSGETADTLAALRRANDLGLQTITITNEEESSMMKESAHAVLTRCGRENAILGTKTYVTQLMCLYQILFNAYDTPDSSEILKQLKTLPGIMESQIKSTEVENMELASKFKDEELFYCMGSGPNYGLAYKLALTMFMEGALKHACPLYSGEFRHGLIERVEKNVPVVFLDAGYPGDALTQRALEFCENIGAQNIVFKMSDYADINNLLAPFSLVIPLEWFIYYLAHYNNEDPGSTRHIGKVRY